From the Thermococcus sp. 18S1 genome, one window contains:
- a CDS encoding DNA-binding protein, translated as MRYVVTVGEHVNHIFQNGELILPERIKEGKPQIGSAVVLYSIREDATEEYREKVLSRVRDAEEGFKSLGIPVATLEVKEPYLFRERIEEFKRLIIPETVINITGGRRIVGYELLYAAVLVRNENPKAIKSVFYVTEKGGVIEFPVVDPRSNLTPLELQILRIVQEHMRETRRPMNLTELKNRLEFINDSTYSLPFISEYVSRLERKGYVKKQRRGRRKFVVPLV; from the coding sequence ATGAGGTATGTGGTCACCGTAGGGGAGCACGTCAATCACATTTTCCAGAATGGGGAATTAATACTGCCTGAGAGAATCAAGGAAGGAAAACCGCAAATCGGCAGTGCGGTAGTGCTTTATTCAATACGGGAAGACGCTACTGAGGAGTACCGCGAGAAGGTACTCTCCCGTGTTCGGGATGCGGAGGAGGGATTCAAAAGCTTAGGAATTCCTGTGGCCACGCTAGAAGTCAAAGAGCCGTACCTGTTCCGGGAGAGAATAGAGGAGTTTAAGAGGCTTATAATTCCCGAAACGGTAATAAACATAACTGGTGGAAGGCGAATAGTGGGGTACGAACTTCTCTATGCGGCCGTTCTCGTCAGAAATGAGAACCCTAAAGCAATAAAATCCGTCTTTTACGTTACCGAAAAAGGCGGTGTTATAGAGTTCCCCGTAGTGGATCCGAGGAGCAATCTCACGCCGCTGGAGCTTCAGATTTTAAGGATTGTTCAGGAACACATGAGGGAAACCAGGCGGCCAATGAACCTCACGGAACTCAAGAACAGGCTTGAATTCATCAACGACTCAACGTACTCACTGCCCTTTATAAGTGAATACGTTTCTCGCCTGGAGAGAAAAGGCTACGTTAAAAAACAGCGGAGGGGAAGGAGGAAGTTTGTAGTTCCCCTTGTGTGA